The Asticcacaulis excentricus genome has a segment encoding these proteins:
- the nuoE gene encoding NADH-quinone oxidoreductase subunit NuoE, whose protein sequence is MSVRRLAAVQPDSFAFKPETLEKANWWIAKYPENRRQSAVIPILWLIQKQEGWVSEPAIAVVAEMLGMARIRVYEVATFYTMFMLEPVGSAALIQVCGTTPCQLRGSEALMKVCKDKIGPKDKLSADGKFYWQEVECLGACTNAPMAQINDYFYEDLTPDNLAQIIDDFAAGKTPKTGPYNGRFTSEPLGGATTLKDPSLYDGSAARPLKIPNAPEAEVKA, encoded by the coding sequence ATGTCCGTTCGCCGTCTCGCCGCCGTTCAGCCGGATAGCTTTGCGTTCAAGCCGGAAACGCTTGAAAAGGCTAACTGGTGGATTGCCAAGTATCCCGAAAACCGCCGTCAGTCGGCGGTCATCCCCATCCTGTGGCTGATCCAGAAGCAGGAGGGCTGGGTGTCGGAACCCGCCATCGCCGTCGTCGCCGAAATGCTCGGCATGGCGCGCATCCGCGTGTACGAAGTGGCCACCTTCTACACCATGTTCATGCTGGAGCCGGTGGGCTCGGCGGCGCTGATTCAGGTGTGCGGCACGACGCCGTGCCAGTTGCGCGGCTCTGAGGCCCTGATGAAGGTATGCAAGGACAAGATCGGCCCGAAGGACAAGCTGTCGGCCGATGGCAAGTTCTACTGGCAGGAAGTCGAGTGCCTCGGCGCCTGCACCAACGCCCCGATGGCGCAGATCAACGACTATTTCTACGAAGACCTGACGCCGGACAATCTGGCCCAGATCATCGACGATTTCGCGGCGGGCAAGACGCCGAAGACCGGCCCGTACAATGGCCGCTTCACGTCCGAACCGCTGGGCGGCGCAACCACGCTGAAAGACCCGTCGCTGTATGACGGTTCGGCGGCCAGGCCGCTCAAAATTCCCAATGCTCCGGAAGCGGAGGTCAAGGCGTAA
- the nuoF gene encoding NADH-quinone oxidoreductase subunit NuoF, translating to MVGILEDKDRIFTNLYGFHDWGLEGAKQRGCWNATRDILSYGRDWIITNVKNSGLRGRGGAGFSTGLKWSFMPKEVKDRPHYLVVNADESEPGTCKDREIMRHDPHLLIEGCLIASFAMQAHACYIYIRGEYVFERERLEAAIKQAYEAKLVGKNNVHGWDFDIYVHHGGGAYICGEETALLESLEGKKGQPRLKPPFPAGAGLYGCPTTVNNVESIAVVGTILRRGAAWFAGFGAQNNTGTKLFCISGHVERPCNVEEAMSIPFRQLIEDHCGGIRGGWGNLKAVIPGGSSVPMIPAEQCENMPMDFDTLRGLGSGLGTAAVIVMDKSTDLIKAIARLSYFYKHESCGQCTPCREGTGWMWRVMERMAKGDADPKEIDILLDVTKQVEGHTICALGDAAAWPIQGLIRHFRHEIEDRIAQYRSSKGNFAGHSIAAE from the coding sequence ATGGTGGGTATTCTCGAAGACAAGGACCGCATCTTTACCAACCTCTACGGCTTCCATGACTGGGGCCTTGAGGGGGCAAAGCAACGCGGCTGCTGGAACGCGACCAGGGACATCCTCTCCTACGGGCGCGACTGGATCATCACCAATGTGAAGAATTCGGGGCTGCGCGGGCGCGGCGGTGCCGGCTTCTCGACCGGTCTGAAGTGGTCCTTCATGCCGAAGGAGGTCAAGGACCGTCCGCACTATCTCGTCGTCAATGCCGACGAGTCGGAACCGGGCACCTGTAAAGACCGCGAAATCATGCGCCACGATCCGCACCTGCTGATCGAAGGCTGCCTGATCGCGTCTTTCGCCATGCAGGCGCACGCCTGCTACATCTATATCCGTGGTGAGTATGTCTTTGAGCGCGAGCGTCTCGAAGCGGCGATCAAGCAGGCCTATGAGGCCAAGCTGGTCGGCAAGAATAACGTCCACGGCTGGGATTTCGACATCTATGTCCACCACGGTGGCGGGGCCTATATCTGCGGTGAAGAAACCGCGCTTCTCGAATCGCTGGAAGGCAAGAAGGGCCAGCCGCGTCTGAAGCCGCCGTTCCCGGCCGGTGCCGGCCTCTATGGCTGCCCGACGACGGTGAATAATGTGGAGTCCATTGCGGTTGTCGGCACCATCCTGCGTCGTGGCGCGGCATGGTTTGCCGGTTTCGGCGCGCAAAACAATACCGGCACCAAGCTGTTCTGCATTTCGGGCCACGTTGAGCGCCCGTGCAATGTCGAAGAGGCCATGTCGATTCCCTTCCGTCAGTTGATCGAAGATCACTGCGGTGGCATCCGGGGCGGTTGGGGCAATCTGAAAGCCGTCATTCCGGGCGGCTCGTCCGTGCCGATGATCCCGGCCGAACAGTGCGAAAACATGCCGATGGATTTCGACACCCTGCGCGGGCTGGGCTCTGGTCTCGGCACGGCGGCGGTGATCGTGATGGACAAATCGACCGACCTGATCAAGGCCATCGCGCGTCTCAGCTACTTCTACAAGCACGAATCCTGCGGTCAGTGCACGCCCTGCCGCGAAGGCACGGGCTGGATGTGGCGCGTGATGGAACGCATGGCCAAGGGCGACGCCGACCCCAAGGAAATCGACATCCTGCTGGACGTGACCAAGCAGGTCGAAGGCCACACCATCTGCGCGCTGGGCGACGCGGCGGCCTGGCCGATTCAGGGCCTGATCCGTCACTTCCGTCACGAAATTGAAGATCGTATCGCGCAATATCGTTCGTCGAAGGGCAACTTCGCCGGACACTCGATTGCGGCAGAGTAG
- a CDS encoding NADH-quinone oxidoreductase subunit D has product MAEDIKTPLSSFVDPRTGAFEEVEARASFDDRKFTINFGPQHPAAHGVLRLVLDLDGEIVERVDPHIGLLHRGTEKLMEYRTYLQNTPYFDRLDYVAPMNQEHAFCLAIERLLGLEVPKRAQLIRVLFSEIGRILSHLLNITTQAMDVGALTPPLWGFEEREKLMVFYERACGARLHANYFRPGGVHQDLTPELIDDIEQWCKAFPRALADIESLVTENRIFKQRNVDIGVVSKQEAYDWGFTGVMIRGSGIEWDLRKSQPYECYDELDFDIVIGKNGDCWDRYLCRVEEMRQAVKIMEQCVEKLRVTGGEVLAADHKITPPRRADMKNSMEALIHHFKLYTEGFKTPPGEVYAAVEAPKGEFGVYLVSDGSNKPYRCKIRAPGFAHLQAMDWMNRGHLLADVSAILGSLDIVFGEVDR; this is encoded by the coding sequence ATGGCTGAAGACATCAAAACCCCGCTGTCCTCCTTTGTCGATCCCCGCACCGGGGCCTTCGAAGAGGTCGAGGCACGCGCCAGTTTCGACGACCGTAAATTCACCATCAATTTCGGCCCGCAACACCCGGCGGCACACGGCGTTCTGCGTCTGGTGCTCGACCTCGACGGGGAAATCGTCGAGCGCGTCGATCCGCATATCGGCCTGCTGCACCGCGGCACCGAAAAGCTGATGGAATACCGCACCTATCTGCAGAACACGCCCTATTTCGACCGCCTCGACTACGTGGCCCCGATGAATCAGGAGCACGCCTTCTGTCTGGCGATCGAGCGCCTGCTGGGCCTTGAAGTGCCCAAGCGCGCGCAACTGATCCGCGTGCTGTTCTCGGAAATCGGTCGTATCCTGTCGCACCTTCTGAACATCACCACTCAGGCCATGGACGTCGGCGCCCTGACGCCGCCGCTATGGGGCTTTGAGGAGCGTGAGAAGCTGATGGTGTTCTATGAGCGCGCTTGTGGCGCGCGTCTGCACGCCAACTACTTCCGTCCGGGCGGCGTCCATCAGGACCTGACGCCGGAACTGATCGACGATATCGAACAATGGTGCAAGGCATTCCCGCGCGCGCTGGCCGATATCGAGTCGCTGGTCACGGAAAACCGCATCTTCAAGCAGCGCAATGTCGATATCGGCGTGGTCAGCAAGCAGGAAGCCTATGACTGGGGCTTTACCGGCGTCATGATCCGCGGTTCGGGCATCGAGTGGGACCTGCGCAAGTCGCAGCCCTATGAATGCTATGACGAACTCGATTTCGATATCGTCATCGGCAAGAACGGCGACTGCTGGGATCGTTACCTCTGCCGCGTCGAAGAGATGCGTCAGGCTGTGAAGATCATGGAGCAGTGCGTTGAAAAGCTTCGCGTAACTGGCGGTGAAGTGCTGGCTGCCGATCACAAGATCACGCCGCCGCGCCGCGCCGACATGAAGAATTCGATGGAAGCCCTGATCCATCACTTCAAGCTGTACACCGAAGGCTTCAAGACCCCGCCGGGCGAAGTCTATGCCGCCGTCGAAGCCCCCAAGGGTGAGTTTGGCGTCTATCTGGTGTCGGATGGCTCTAACAAGCCGTACCGCTGCAAGATACGCGCGCCGGGCTTTGCTCACCTTCAGGCGATGGACTGGATGAACCGTGGCCACCTGCTGGCCGACGTGTCGGCCATCCTCGGCTCGCTTGACATCGTGTTCGGGGAAGTGGACCGCTGA
- the nuoG gene encoding NADH-quinone oxidoreductase subunit NuoG translates to MPIAKVNGVEVEFEPGMTVLQVAELAGEEIPRFCYHERLSIAGNCRMCLVEVKPGPPKPQASCALPAADGQEIFTNTPMVKKAREGVMEFLLINHPLDCPICDQGGECDLQDQAMGYGRDGSRYQENKRAVEEKYLGPTIKTFMTRCIQCTRCVRFSTEVAGVTEMGMISRGENAEITSYLEQAVSSELSGNLNDLCPVGALTHKPWSFNYRPWELQKVETIDVHDALGAHIRIDYRGSTVLRALPRLKDDINEEWLTDKSRYAVDGLSRQRLDRPYVRKNGSLTPASWDEALDAVAGKLQATSADKVGVIAGDLQDAESLKAAKDLFTSLGVKNLDCRQAGEAFGPVSANTPREAWLFNSGIAGIEEADVILLIGTNPRLEAPLINARIRKSWLKGKTQVAVIGEACDLTYDYAHLGTGPKALKEFKKSAFRDLLKDAKKPAVLIGSGAVSGEEGAAVLALIASEILKPYTVVRDDWNGFNIVHQAAARVAGLDLGFVPGEGGLDTQGILNGKLDVVVLLGADEIDTAKLKGSFVVYVGSHGDAGASAADVILPGAAYTEKSGLYVNMEGRVQISERAVFPKGEAKEDWAIFRALSAKLGKTLPYDSLSDLRRTLITDHPTFGRIDARPTPKAFDVAILGAKGEITGETFASTIKDFYLTNPIARASVAMADISATRSGPVSLAAE, encoded by the coding sequence ATGCCGATAGCTAAAGTCAATGGTGTCGAGGTCGAGTTCGAACCCGGCATGACCGTGCTTCAGGTGGCGGAGCTGGCGGGTGAGGAGATTCCCCGTTTCTGCTACCATGAGCGCCTGTCGATCGCCGGCAACTGCCGCATGTGCCTCGTCGAGGTGAAGCCCGGACCGCCGAAGCCGCAGGCTTCGTGTGCGCTGCCCGCCGCTGACGGTCAGGAAATCTTCACCAACACGCCGATGGTCAAGAAGGCGCGCGAAGGGGTGATGGAGTTCCTGCTCATCAACCACCCGCTCGACTGCCCGATTTGCGATCAGGGCGGTGAATGCGATCTTCAGGATCAGGCCATGGGCTATGGCCGCGATGGCTCGCGCTATCAGGAAAACAAGCGCGCCGTCGAAGAAAAGTATCTTGGGCCGACGATCAAGACCTTCATGACGCGCTGCATCCAGTGCACGCGCTGTGTCCGCTTCTCGACCGAAGTCGCCGGTGTCACCGAAATGGGCATGATTTCGCGCGGGGAAAACGCCGAAATCACCTCCTATCTGGAACAGGCCGTGTCGTCGGAACTGTCGGGCAATCTCAATGACCTGTGCCCGGTCGGCGCCCTGACGCACAAGCCGTGGTCGTTCAACTACCGCCCGTGGGAACTGCAAAAGGTCGAAACCATCGACGTGCACGACGCCCTTGGTGCGCATATCCGTATCGATTACCGCGGTTCGACCGTGCTGCGCGCCCTGCCGCGCCTGAAGGACGACATCAACGAGGAATGGCTGACGGACAAGTCGCGCTATGCCGTCGATGGTCTGAGCCGTCAGCGTCTCGACCGTCCCTATGTGCGCAAGAACGGCAGCCTGACCCCGGCCTCGTGGGATGAGGCGCTCGACGCTGTGGCGGGCAAGCTGCAAGCGACGTCTGCGGACAAGGTCGGCGTGATCGCCGGTGACCTTCAGGACGCCGAAAGCCTGAAAGCGGCCAAGGACCTGTTCACCTCTCTGGGCGTGAAAAACCTCGATTGCCGTCAGGCGGGTGAGGCCTTCGGTCCGGTTTCGGCCAACACGCCGCGCGAAGCCTGGCTCTTCAATTCCGGCATTGCCGGTATCGAAGAGGCCGATGTCATCCTGCTGATCGGCACCAATCCGCGCCTCGAAGCGCCGCTGATCAATGCGCGCATCCGCAAGTCGTGGCTCAAGGGTAAGACTCAGGTCGCCGTGATCGGCGAAGCCTGTGATCTGACCTATGATTACGCGCACTTAGGAACCGGCCCGAAAGCTCTGAAAGAGTTCAAGAAATCGGCTTTCCGTGATCTTTTGAAGGACGCGAAGAAGCCCGCGGTTCTGATCGGTTCCGGCGCGGTGTCGGGCGAAGAGGGGGCCGCTGTGCTGGCCCTGATCGCCAGCGAAATCCTTAAGCCCTACACTGTGGTGCGCGACGACTGGAACGGCTTCAACATCGTGCATCAGGCCGCTGCGCGCGTCGCGGGTCTCGACCTCGGCTTCGTGCCGGGTGAGGGCGGGCTGGATACGCAAGGTATCCTGAACGGTAAGCTGGATGTTGTGGTCCTGCTGGGTGCCGACGAGATCGACACGGCCAAACTTAAGGGGTCGTTCGTGGTCTATGTCGGCTCGCACGGCGATGCCGGGGCCTCGGCGGCCGACGTTATCCTGCCGGGCGCGGCCTATACCGAAAAGTCGGGCCTTTACGTCAATATGGAAGGCCGCGTGCAGATTTCCGAACGCGCCGTCTTCCCGAAGGGCGAGGCCAAAGAGGACTGGGCCATCTTCCGCGCCCTGTCGGCCAAGCTGGGCAAGACCCTGCCTTACGACAGCCTGTCGGACCTGCGCCGCACTCTGATCACCGATCATCCGACCTTTGGCCGCATCGACGCGCGCCCGACGCCTAAGGCGTTCGACGTGGCGATACTGGGGGCCAAGGGCGAGATCACCGGCGAAACCTTCGCCAGCACTATCAAAGACTTCTACCTGACCAACCCCATCGCGCGGGCGTCCGTGGCCATGGCCGATATTTCGGCCACCCGGTCCGGTCCGGTGAGCCTGGCGGCGGAGTAA
- a CDS encoding NADH-quinone oxidoreductase subunit C — MSEEKFLKIAEQARADFKEALIDVIHAFGELTLVVERERIIEVLTKLRAEPYRFHQLIDLCGADYPKRERRFDVVYHLLSLTQNLRLRVKVMTDEAVPVPSVRSVYPNADWYEREAFDMYGMLFSGQPDLRRILTDYGFSGHPLRKDFPMTGHVEVRYDEEQKRVVYEPVKLVQEFRRFDFLSPWEGASYVLPGDEKAANPNKA, encoded by the coding sequence ATGTCTGAAGAAAAATTCCTCAAGATCGCCGAACAGGCCCGCGCCGACTTCAAGGAAGCGCTGATCGACGTCATCCACGCCTTTGGCGAGCTGACCCTGGTGGTAGAGCGTGAGCGCATCATCGAGGTGCTGACCAAGCTGCGCGCCGAGCCTTATCGTTTCCACCAGCTCATTGACCTGTGCGGGGCCGACTATCCGAAGCGCGAGCGTCGTTTCGACGTCGTCTATCACCTCTTGTCGCTGACGCAGAACCTGCGCCTGCGCGTCAAGGTGATGACCGATGAAGCCGTGCCGGTGCCCAGCGTGCGCAGCGTCTATCCGAACGCTGACTGGTACGAGCGCGAAGCCTTCGATATGTACGGTATGCTGTTTTCGGGTCAGCCGGACCTGCGCCGTATCCTGACCGACTATGGCTTCTCCGGTCATCCGCTGCGCAAGGACTTCCCGATGACGGGGCATGTCGAAGTGCGCTACGACGAAGAGCAGAAGCGCGTCGTGTACGAACCGGTCAAGCTGGTTCAGGAATTCCGTCGTTTCGACTTCCTGTCGCCATGGGAAGGGGCCTCCTACGTCCTTCCGGGCGATGAGAAGGCTGCCAATCCGAACAAGGCGTAA
- a CDS encoding NADH-quinone oxidoreductase subunit A, which produces MEALLIKYLPIVIFFGIALVLGLGFIIAALVLAPKAPDTEKLSAYECGFNAFDSARQKFDVRFYLVSILFIIFDLEVAFLFPWAVSMFDLPQAGMQFAFWSMMVFLGVLTVGFIYEWNKGALEWE; this is translated from the coding sequence ATGGAAGCCCTCCTTATAAAGTATCTGCCGATTGTGATTTTCTTCGGCATCGCCCTCGTCCTTGGGCTGGGGTTCATCATCGCGGCGCTGGTTCTGGCGCCCAAGGCCCCCGACACCGAAAAGCTTTCGGCTTACGAATGCGGCTTCAACGCCTTCGACAGCGCCCGTCAGAAGTTTGACGTGCGATTCTATCTCGTCTCGATCCTCTTCATCATCTTCGACCTCGAAGTGGCCTTCCTCTTCCCGTGGGCGGTGTCGATGTTCGACCTACCGCAGGCGGGTATGCAGTTTGCCTTCTGGTCGATGATGGTCTTTCTGGGCGTCCTGACGGTCGGCTTTATTTATGAGTGGAACAAAGGAGCCCTGGAATGGGAGTAA
- a CDS encoding NINE protein: protein MRGKVLSFSDATGQGLISGDDGQRYSFSRADLMGGARSVAAGMAVDFEGSEGVAVSVYVIKSGIPDKNKWVAALLTFFFGIWGIHKFYLGKTNAGIIMLACGTIGWFLILPGLAVAFISFIELIIYLFKSEQQFHEDYVAGDKSWF, encoded by the coding sequence ATGCGGGGCAAGGTACTCTCATTCAGCGATGCCACGGGTCAGGGCCTGATCAGTGGCGACGACGGTCAGCGCTACAGCTTTTCGCGCGCCGATCTGATGGGCGGTGCGCGCTCCGTGGCGGCCGGTATGGCGGTGGATTTCGAAGGCTCTGAAGGCGTCGCCGTCAGCGTCTATGTCATCAAGTCCGGCATCCCTGACAAGAACAAATGGGTGGCGGCCCTCCTGACCTTCTTCTTCGGGATCTGGGGCATCCACAAATTCTATCTCGGCAAGACCAATGCCGGCATCATCATGCTCGCATGCGGCACGATTGGCTGGTTCCTGATCCTGCCGGGTCTGGCGGTGGCGTTCATCTCGTTCATCGAGTTGATCATCTACCTGTTCAAGTCCGAACAACAGTTCCATGAGGACTATGTCGCTGGCGACAAGTCCTGGTTCTGA
- a CDS encoding autotransporter outer membrane beta-barrel domain-containing protein translates to MRKSHLFNATALGLVIAVTAGVAQAEVVINTSTTAPVKTSTATTAGAADDIKLDTGGTITLKGAGARAITIDSNNKVNVVGAIDMSSSGDDATGIYIDGGRTSGLTLSGKITVTDDYTPTDTDSPTDGIADGVFAKGERRYGIRSVGTTPFIGDVSLASASAIQVEGNNSYGVRFENALTGNFNSDSTVTVVGDNVRAYSFEGGVTGNIVIGGSTTAQGLNATALNLASNLTGALILDGTVAGTGYRLTTVPDKATLDKLQVEDKLQAGPLVNIAGNVTKGILIQSTIADTDAAKAEAERNNDEDGNGVTDTADGAASLSQYGGAAALKVGSATQDITINAINIATTATDTYKNQKFGLVVRGSIASSGVFEGVVAKAIETGGMGRTVTFENGILINGTVSASSYLAEARAANLLAGTVANAFNVGGNLRAANSSTKNETAYALYIGSGAKVPEVNVSGTISATSTGSKSNATAIFDGSNTLVRLNNTGNITASITQTDDDANGVVDPTNNRAVAIDLSGNTAGVTLVQTDLKPDDNTVAAPVISGDIRLGSGNDVVKIDGGFVIGNIDFGAGSNSLSITTNGIVGGKMTGSGTVSIDIVKGALNLDTGSKLNATTVNVSADGTLRFVPDTANPNTPLIAASGAAVFATGAKVQIGMSSIVKPATRYTLLTASSITLGTLDKASLDSNIPYLYKAALSTNTANTALYADVRLRTQSETALSVNEFAAFDAVLTAAQGNTSATRALLNPTTAEGFNKAYLSFLPDYSGETLLTLSKSNDGLSRTMASQSIIPQAGVNQYWAQEYGFQINRDRTDVTGFESTGFAFAGGVERGITATQAAGLYLAYTATNPKGTLGAPDEDLSSTDLSLGAYWRLDNGSGLKSWVRGGVGYANFESKRQILESAFIASSTAKWKGVSYSGSIGASYSVDAGWLSLTPMVSADYFGLKEDAHTETGGGTAFDLSVDERTGHIFSGTALLNIGRSNKNALFRPEIWVGYRNNFSAEIADTVARFGTATPFTLKGGDIKGGAPIAGVRLAASNEYSYFGIEAEYEKYDAYNNVSLSLRARFQF, encoded by the coding sequence ATGCGCAAATCTCATCTCTTCAATGCTACCGCCCTTGGTCTGGTCATCGCGGTTACCGCAGGTGTGGCGCAGGCCGAAGTCGTTATAAACACTTCGACGACCGCCCCTGTTAAAACCTCAACGGCGACCACGGCGGGCGCTGCGGATGATATCAAGCTGGATACAGGCGGCACGATTACGCTCAAGGGCGCAGGCGCGCGCGCAATCACAATCGATTCGAACAACAAGGTGAATGTGGTCGGTGCGATCGACATGTCGTCTTCGGGCGACGACGCCACGGGCATCTATATTGACGGCGGCCGCACCAGTGGCCTGACCCTCTCCGGCAAGATCACGGTCACCGACGATTACACCCCCACGGATACGGATTCTCCGACCGATGGCATTGCCGATGGGGTCTTTGCCAAAGGTGAGCGGCGCTACGGCATTCGGTCGGTCGGCACAACGCCCTTCATTGGCGATGTCAGCCTCGCTTCGGCCAGCGCCATTCAGGTCGAAGGCAACAATTCCTACGGTGTCCGCTTTGAAAACGCCCTGACGGGTAATTTTAACTCCGACAGCACGGTGACCGTTGTAGGTGATAATGTGCGGGCCTATTCGTTTGAGGGCGGCGTCACGGGCAATATCGTCATCGGCGGTTCCACCACGGCTCAGGGGCTGAACGCCACGGCGCTCAATCTCGCCAGCAACCTCACCGGCGCGTTGATCCTGGACGGCACGGTCGCAGGCACCGGCTACCGCCTGACTACAGTTCCCGACAAGGCGACACTGGACAAGCTTCAGGTCGAAGACAAGCTGCAGGCGGGACCACTGGTTAATATCGCCGGCAATGTCACCAAGGGCATACTGATTCAGTCCACCATTGCGGATACGGACGCGGCCAAGGCGGAAGCCGAACGTAATAATGACGAAGACGGCAACGGCGTCACTGACACGGCCGATGGTGCCGCCAGCCTGTCGCAATATGGCGGTGCGGCGGCCCTGAAGGTCGGTTCGGCCACGCAGGACATTACTATCAACGCCATCAACATCGCAACGACCGCGACCGATACCTACAAGAACCAGAAGTTCGGCCTGGTCGTGCGCGGCAGCATCGCCTCTTCCGGCGTATTCGAAGGCGTGGTCGCCAAGGCCATCGAAACGGGCGGCATGGGTCGCACGGTCACCTTTGAAAACGGCATCCTGATCAATGGCACCGTTTCGGCCTCTTCCTACCTGGCCGAAGCGCGGGCTGCCAATCTTCTGGCCGGTACGGTCGCCAATGCCTTTAATGTCGGCGGCAACCTACGCGCCGCCAACAGCTCCACCAAGAACGAAACCGCCTACGCCCTCTATATCGGCTCAGGGGCTAAGGTACCCGAAGTCAATGTCAGCGGCACGATCAGCGCGACTTCGACGGGCTCAAAGTCGAACGCGACAGCGATTTTTGATGGCTCAAACACGCTGGTGCGCCTGAACAATACCGGCAACATCACGGCCTCGATCACCCAAACCGACGATGACGCTAACGGCGTGGTTGACCCGACCAACAACCGGGCTGTGGCCATCGACCTGAGCGGCAATACAGCCGGCGTCACCCTTGTCCAGACCGACCTCAAACCGGATGACAATACGGTCGCCGCCCCCGTTATCTCAGGCGATATCCGTCTGGGCTCGGGCAATGACGTGGTGAAGATCGACGGTGGCTTTGTCATCGGCAATATCGACTTCGGCGCAGGCAGCAACAGTCTGAGCATCACCACCAACGGCATTGTTGGCGGCAAGATGACGGGTTCCGGTACGGTGTCCATCGACATCGTGAAGGGCGCACTCAATCTCGATACCGGCTCAAAGCTCAACGCCACAACAGTAAATGTAAGTGCGGACGGCACGCTACGCTTTGTGCCGGATACGGCCAATCCCAACACCCCCCTTATCGCCGCCTCCGGGGCCGCCGTGTTCGCAACAGGGGCCAAGGTGCAGATCGGCATGTCCAGCATCGTCAAGCCGGCGACGCGCTACACGCTTCTTACCGCTTCGAGCATAACGCTCGGCACGCTTGATAAGGCCAGCCTCGACAGCAATATCCCCTATCTGTACAAGGCCGCCCTTTCGACCAATACGGCCAATACGGCGCTCTATGCCGATGTACGCCTGCGCACACAGAGCGAAACCGCCCTGTCGGTCAATGAGTTCGCGGCCTTCGATGCCGTTTTGACTGCCGCCCAGGGCAATACCAGTGCCACGCGCGCCCTGCTCAATCCGACCACAGCGGAAGGTTTCAACAAGGCCTATCTGTCGTTCCTGCCCGACTATTCCGGCGAAACGCTGCTGACCCTGTCCAAAAGCAATGACGGCCTGTCGCGCACCATGGCCAGCCAATCGATCATCCCGCAGGCCGGTGTCAACCAGTACTGGGCGCAGGAATACGGCTTCCAGATCAATCGCGACCGCACAGACGTCACGGGCTTCGAATCGACCGGCTTTGCTTTTGCCGGTGGGGTCGAACGCGGCATTACCGCGACTCAGGCCGCCGGTCTTTATCTGGCCTACACCGCCACCAACCCCAAGGGTACGTTGGGCGCGCCGGACGAAGACCTCAGCTCGACCGACCTGTCTCTTGGGGCCTATTGGCGCCTGGATAACGGTTCGGGCCTGAAAAGCTGGGTCCGCGGCGGCGTGGGCTACGCCAACTTCGAATCGAAGCGTCAGATCCTCGAATCCGCCTTCATCGCGAGCTCGACCGCCAAGTGGAAGGGCGTCAGCTATTCGGGCAGCATCGGGGCCTCCTACAGCGTCGATGCCGGCTGGCTGAGCCTGACCCCCATGGTTAGTGCCGACTATTTCGGCCTGAAGGAAGACGCCCATACCGAAACCGGCGGCGGCACGGCGTTCGACCTGTCGGTGGATGAGCGTACAGGCCATATCTTCAGCGGCACCGCCTTGCTGAATATCGGCCGCTCCAACAAGAACGCCCTCTTCCGTCCGGAAATCTGGGTCGGTTACCGTAACAACTTCTCGGCGGAAATCGCCGATACGGTGGCGCGTTTTGGCACCGCCACCCCGTTCACGCTCAAAGGCGGCGACATCAAGGGCGGCGCCCCGATTGCGGGTGTGCGCCTTGCGGCCTCCAACGAATACAGCTATTTCGGTATCGAAGCCGAATATGAAAAGTACGACGCCTACAACAACGTCTCGCTGTCACTACGCGCCCGCTTCCAGTTCTAA
- a CDS encoding NuoB/complex I 20 kDa subunit family protein produces MGVIIPAGQAGRTTVEGYDPKVHDKFFEAVSSELNEKGFLVASADDVITWARTGSLMWMTFGLACCAVEMMQASMPRYDMERFGMAPRASPRQSDLMIVAGTLTNKMAPALRKVYDQMPDPRYVLSMGSCANGGGYYHYSYSVVRGCDRIVPVDVYVPGCPPSAEALLYGLLQLQKKIRRNGTIRR; encoded by the coding sequence ATGGGAGTAATCATTCCTGCCGGTCAGGCTGGCCGCACTACGGTTGAGGGCTACGATCCCAAGGTCCACGACAAGTTCTTTGAGGCCGTGTCCTCGGAGCTCAACGAAAAGGGCTTCCTTGTCGCTTCGGCGGACGATGTCATCACCTGGGCGCGCACCGGCTCGCTGATGTGGATGACCTTCGGTCTGGCCTGCTGCGCCGTCGAAATGATGCAGGCTTCGATGCCGCGTTACGACATGGAGCGCTTTGGCATGGCCCCGCGCGCCTCACCGCGTCAGTCGGACCTGATGATCGTTGCCGGCACCCTGACCAACAAGATGGCGCCGGCTCTGCGCAAGGTCTATGACCAGATGCCCGATCCGCGCTACGTCCTGTCGATGGGCTCGTGCGCCAATGGCGGTGGCTATTACCACTATTCCTACAGCGTCGTGCGCGGCTGCGACCGCATCGTACCGGTCGATGTCTATGTGCCAGGCTGCCCGCCGTCGGCCGAAGCGCTGTTGTATGGTCTTCTTCAGCTTCAGAAGAAGATTCGTCGCAACGGCACGATCCGCCGCTAA